One part of the Mya arenaria isolate MELC-2E11 chromosome 3, ASM2691426v1 genome encodes these proteins:
- the LOC128227181 gene encoding serine/threonine-protein phosphatase with EF-hands 2-like: MVADGDGPAPLIQAFNVNKRNSIYDTQTMVDRMGDTLNNLLDGVEVEKTYKGPHLTFPLTLNQLHKMVQSFKRKLTLHAKYTVQLLLEVRRLLKAQGNIRYASTSLSKQVTVCGDLHGNLSDLYMIFHKNGLPSVNNPYIFNGDFVDRGQFSTEVALVLFSCFLMNPNEVYLNRGNHEDHVMNIRYGFVKELQMKYREHSRKVISLFKDVFSWLPLATVVDEQILVCHGGISDTTDLKLLAKIDRHRYMSTLQPPGGCDDISTMSQEELLEWKQVLDLLWSDPRAADGCYPNTFRGGGTYFGADVTANFLQQNGLKLLIRSHECKSDGYEYTHNGQVLTVFSASNYYEMGSNLGAYVRIQGSGLECRVVQYMSAHSPALRKVSFTQRINHVEQSALQDLKDRILASKCELLKEFTNYDLNHTGKLSSSDWCFAMETVLEMELPWRMLKTKVAKCDNNGDVMYESTFEELEVKHKYSGNGPSITETLYKHRNSLETIFRLIDTDHSGHISMQEFEDALTILTRQLDIRLKEAEISDIAHSLDLNNDGCIDFNEFLEAFR; this comes from the exons ATGGTGGCGGACGGGGATGGACCGGCGCCGCTCATCCAGGCGTTTAACGTAAACAAACGAAATTCAATCTACG ACACACAGACGATGGTGGACCGGATGGGTGACACTCTTAACAACCTTCTGGATGGGGTGGAAGTGGAGAAGACGTACAAGGGCCCCCATCTCACCTTTCCGCTCACTCTTAACCAGTTACACAAGATGGTCCAATCATTCAAACGAAAACTG ACGCTGCACGCCAAATACACGGTGCAGCTGCTGCTGGAGGTGCGGCGGCTGTTAAAGGCCCAGGGGAACATCCGGTACGCCAGCACATCTCTCTCCAAGCAGGTCACTGTGTGTGGCGACCTCCACGGCAACCTATCAGACCTCTACATGATCTTTCATAAG AATGGGCTACCGTCCGTCAACAACCCGTACATATTTAACGGGGACTTCGTTGACCGCGGCCAGTTCTCTACGGAAGTTGCGCTTGTGCTCTTCTCGTGCTTTCTCATGAACCCGAACGAGGTCTACCTGAATAGGGGCAACCACGAGGACCACGTTATGAACATAAG aTATGGCTTCGTGAAGGAGCTACAAATGAAGTATCGA GAACATTCCCGGAAGGTGATCTCCCTGTTTAAGGACGTGTTCAGCTGGTTGCCCCTGGCGACCGTAGTTGACGAGCAGATTCTCGTCTGCCATGGTGGCATCTCGGACACGACAGATCTGAAACTGTTGGCCAAAATCGACAGGCACAGG TACATGTCAACACTGCAGCCTCCAGGCGGTTGTGACGACATCAGCACCATGTCTCAGGAAGAGTTGCTGGAGTGGAAACAG GTGCTCGACCTGTTGTGGAGCGACCCACGGGCCGCTGACGGCTGCTACCCGAACACCTTCCGGGGCGGTGGCACCTATTTCGGGGCAGACGTTACTGCCAACTTTCTGCAGCAGAACGGCTTAAAGCTCCTCATCCGCTCACACGAGTGCAAGTCGGACGGTTACGAGTATACACACAACGGGCAG GTATTGACGGTGTTCTCGGCCTCCAACTACTACGAGATGGGGAGCAACCTAGGGGCGTACGTTCGGATCCAGGGGTCGGGGCTCGAGTGCCGGGTCGTCCAGTACATGTCCGCCCACAGCCCCGCACTAAGGAAAGTCTCCTTTACTCAGAG GATCAATCATGTCGAGCAGTCCGCTCTTCAAGACCTCAAAGACAGAATCCTGGCTTCAAAGTGTGAGCTTCTCAAAGAATTCACCAATTATGATCTCAATCACACAG GGAAGTTGTCGAGCAGTGACTGGTGTTTTGCCATGGAAACGGTGCTGGAAATGGAGTTACCATGGAGAATGCTGAAGACGAAGGTTGCCAAGTGTGACAACAACGGTGACGTCATGTACGAAAGCACGTTTGAGGAGCTGGAGGTGAAACACAAATACAGCGGG AACGGTCCGTCAATCACGGAGACACTATACAAGCACCGGAACAGCCTGGAGACAATCTTCCGCCTTATAGACACCGATCACTCTG
- the LOC128226544 gene encoding NF-kappa-B inhibitor cactus-like, which yields MANSSEQKVKCQPESACFREFCVQSAQHTTDRKTGTIHTICAGLTLSNTCVGGISEMSSPCQPVIRHQMGNVGVNDIYAQDDDGDTRLHVAVLDQDADLISLLIRSSPHLSWISQQNFLFQSPLHLAVITSHIGAARMLVCAGASWTVHDVNGNTPLHIACRDGHLEMAKTLLQPVNIKETMVHFQNKRIPQELSVRNYDGLTCAHLAANRGHVALVQLLVIRGAEVNVGEGKTGRTCLHNACIIGDVAMVRALLQIKTCDINARAYDGRTPFDLARARGHEDVCMLLAAQGAILKEDSGYDLMYLKD from the coding sequence ATGGCCAATTCATCTGAGCAGAAAGTTAAATGCCAGCCGGAAAGCGCATGCTTTCGCGAGTTTTGTGTACAGTCCGCTCAACATACGACTGACCGAAAAACAGGAACTATACACACAATATGTGCTGGTTTGACGCTGTCGAACACGTGTGTGGGTGGAATATCTGAGATGTCTAGCCCCTGTCAGCCGGTGATCAGGCATCAGATGGGAAACGTTGGCGTTAATGACATTTACGCGCAAGACGACGACGGCGACACGCGCCTCCACGTCGCTGTTTTAGATCAAGACGCCGACCTTATTTCACTCCTTATACGAAGTTCCCCGCACTTGTCGTGGATTTCCCAACAAAACTTTCTGTTTCAAAGCCCTCTTCACTTAGCAGTGATCACATCACACATTGGTGCCGCTCGTATGTTGGTATGCGCGGGTGCGAGTTGGACAGTACACGACGTAAACGGAAATACCCCTTTACACATAGCGTGCCGAGATGGGCATCTGGAAATGGCGAAAACTTTGTTACAGCCCGTTAATATCAAAGAAACTAtggttcattttcaaaacaagagGATACCACAAGAACTTTCTGTTCGGAACTACGATGGTCTGACGTGCGCGCACCTGGCCGCCAACCGCGGACACGTGGCTCTCGTACAGCTTCTTGTGATTCGGGGCGCAGAGGTCAACGTTGGCGAAGGTAAAACCGGAAGAACATGTCTTCATAACGCGTGTATCATCGGGGACGTTGCCATGGTCAGGGCGCTTCTGCAAATAAAAACGTGTGACATTAACGCCCGCGCCTACGACGGACGGACCCCGTTTGACCTTGCCCGAGCTCGGGGCCATGAAGACGTCTGTATGTTACTGGCGGCACAAGGCGCCATATTGAAAGAAGACAGTGGTTATGACCTTATGTATCTAAAAGATTAG